One genomic window of Longimicrobium sp. includes the following:
- a CDS encoding transporter, with the protein MIAIHPLRAAACAAVALLAAGCATAHAPPAAPIATSRLGITRSTGTVPAGVVQLEAGYSRARLDQRTRHAFGETLVRVGLDARTELRGSVPSYMRTVTPATTMQGMGDAALSVKHRLRDPAGWVPAVALTAGATLPTGAKGVGAGDFQPEGAVSAEWELPRGLRALGMATWRDAVVSGDRHGMATLSAAGRTSIGSAAAGQLEYARTTSTRAGAADVSQLRATAALRLGPNLQLDGWAGRATSAGKHEYLLGIGFARRW; encoded by the coding sequence ATGATCGCCATACATCCGCTCCGTGCCGCCGCCTGCGCCGCCGTGGCGCTCCTCGCCGCCGGATGCGCCACCGCCCACGCGCCGCCCGCCGCGCCCATCGCCACCAGCCGCCTGGGGATCACCAGGTCCACCGGCACCGTGCCGGCCGGCGTGGTGCAGCTCGAGGCCGGCTACAGCCGCGCGCGGCTGGACCAGCGCACCCGCCACGCCTTCGGCGAGACCCTGGTGCGCGTGGGGCTGGATGCGCGCACCGAGCTGCGCGGCAGCGTGCCGTCGTACATGCGCACCGTTACGCCGGCCACCACGATGCAGGGGATGGGGGATGCGGCGCTCAGCGTGAAGCACCGCCTGCGCGACCCCGCCGGCTGGGTGCCAGCCGTGGCGCTCACGGCGGGCGCCACGCTTCCCACCGGCGCGAAGGGAGTCGGCGCGGGAGATTTCCAGCCCGAGGGCGCCGTCTCGGCCGAGTGGGAGCTGCCGCGCGGCCTGCGCGCGCTGGGGATGGCCACCTGGCGCGACGCCGTAGTCTCCGGCGACCGCCATGGCATGGCCACGCTCTCCGCCGCCGGCCGCACGAGCATCGGCAGCGCCGCCGCGGGGCAGCTGGAGTACGCGCGCACCACGTCCACGCGCGCGGGGGCGGCGGACGTGAGCCAGCTCCGCGCCACCGCCGCGCTGCGCCTGGGCCCCAACCTCCAGCTGGACGGCTGGGCCGGCCGCGCCACCAGCGCCGGGAAGCACGAGTACCTCCTCGGCATCGGCTTCGCGCGCCGCTGGTAA